The Paenibacillus sp. genome includes a region encoding these proteins:
- a CDS encoding DUF6157 family protein produces MTTIVNTFVRVSQDCPAERGIVPVSKGPGKTLPEVQFDILSKHPYTYDLDELIVETHIRHKLALDALDEARRASVRSELLAKSHPCMRASMLPKKYGWGVHYDENGRIAIYPMESEAYARLSERADLKQEYAMRNKKAVKA; encoded by the coding sequence ATGACGACCATCGTCAACACGTTCGTAAGAGTGTCGCAGGACTGCCCGGCGGAGCGGGGCATCGTTCCCGTCTCGAAGGGGCCGGGCAAGACGCTGCCCGAAGTGCAATTCGACATATTGTCCAAGCATCCGTATACATACGATTTGGACGAGCTGATCGTCGAAACGCATATCCGTCATAAGCTCGCCCTTGATGCCCTCGACGAGGCGCGGCGGGCGTCCGTGCGGTCGGAGCTGCTCGCGAAGAGCCATCCCTGCATGCGAGCGTCGATGCTGCCGAAAAAATACGGCTGGGGCGTCCATTACGACGAAAACGGTCGAATCGCGATTTACCCGATGGAGTCGGAGGCGTATGCTCGGTTGTCGGAGCGGGCGGACCTGAAGCAGGAATACGCGATGAGAAACAAGAAAGCGGTGAAGGCATGA
- a CDS encoding Lin0512 family protein: MEKVMFIEIGMGVDLHGQNVTKAAVRAVQNAIHHNSMPGIRSVLPGGSLDNMKVHVRLAVPADRDKLDLETVRAELPYGDVSFDVVDGGMLTSSGIVLPDKDDANDLAYVVVASVEVGY; the protein is encoded by the coding sequence ATGGAAAAAGTAATGTTCATCGAAATCGGCATGGGCGTCGACCTGCACGGCCAGAACGTGACGAAAGCGGCCGTGCGCGCGGTCCAGAACGCGATTCACCACAATTCGATGCCCGGCATCCGTTCGGTGCTGCCCGGCGGCAGTCTCGACAACATGAAGGTGCACGTGCGCCTCGCCGTGCCGGCCGACCGCGACAAGCTCGATCTGGAGACGGTGCGCGCGGAGCTGCCGTACGGCGACGTCTCGTTCGACGTCGTGGACGGCGGCATGCTGACGTCGAGCGGCATCGTGCTGCCGGACAAGGATGACGCGAACGACCTCGCCTACGTCGTCGTGGCGTCCGTGGAAGTAGGCTATTAA
- the infC gene encoding translation initiation factor IF-3: MIKNEQIKASEVELTGADGEPLGIVPTEEALALARKLKVDLVCESLLRSPPPCRLVRAGRARDEANQAKRKARAPKVKEIRLTPNIEEHDYDVKKTQAERILKGGDAALLVVKLSGAKEGDRAKALLESLIRELAPYGSKKTGIQLNGKQAAVQLDPKED, encoded by the coding sequence ATGATCAAGAACGAACAAATCAAAGCGTCCGAGGTCGAGCTGACGGGGGCGGACGGCGAGCCGCTCGGCATCGTCCCTACCGAAGAGGCGCTCGCGTTGGCGCGAAAGCTTAAGGTCGACCTCGTGTGCGAGTCGCTGCTGCGCAGTCCGCCGCCGTGCAGGCTCGTCCGAGCGGGGCGGGCGCGCGACGAAGCGAATCAAGCGAAGCGGAAGGCGCGGGCGCCGAAGGTGAAGGAAATTCGGCTGACGCCGAACATCGAGGAGCACGACTACGACGTCAAGAAAACGCAGGCGGAACGCATCCTGAAAGGCGGCGACGCCGCGCTGCTCGTCGTGAAGCTGTCCGGCGCCAAGGAAGGCGATCGGGCGAAGGCGCTGCTCGAATCGTTAATTCGAGAGCTCGCGCCCTACGGTTCGAAAAAGACGGGCATTCAGCTGAACGGCAAGCAAGCGGCGGTACAGCTGGATCCGAAGGAGGATTGA
- a CDS encoding DUF58 domain-containing protein, with amino-acid sequence MQLAWLFVNAGALVALLAWVYRRYALRGVGYARSFSRQTAYAGETVEMVERIVNRKPLPLPWIRLESMMAEGLRFGEQRNLDIRSGSLFQNHISLFSLRPYRQIVRRHRVLCAKRGYYRLDTATMTAGDPLGLVRVSRQFPLSVALDVYPEIVPLRDVPLPSHSWLGDLLVRRWIVEDPFLVSGVRDYVPGDPQRAVNWKATARAGRLQVHRRDYTADHRLMICVNLETHDRMWNAVTEPERIERALRYAATIASNAIRQGIETGFLTNGWTFGEAKAPVRLPPGGGEAQLAALLTAMARLQLETAVSMHTLLANEAALGPADTDYLIVTCHRGAELSEAAEALRGLGNGVDWLVIPPEGGEGDA; translated from the coding sequence ATGCAGCTGGCGTGGCTGTTCGTCAACGCGGGCGCGCTCGTCGCGCTGCTCGCTTGGGTGTACCGCCGGTATGCGCTGCGGGGCGTCGGGTATGCGCGGAGCTTCTCGCGCCAAACCGCTTACGCGGGGGAGACGGTCGAGATGGTGGAGCGCATCGTCAACCGGAAGCCGCTGCCGCTCCCGTGGATTCGTCTTGAATCGATGATGGCGGAGGGGCTTCGGTTCGGGGAGCAGCGGAACTTGGACATCCGCAGCGGCTCGCTGTTCCAAAACCATATCAGCTTGTTCAGTCTGCGCCCGTACCGCCAGATCGTCCGCCGGCACCGGGTGCTGTGCGCGAAGCGTGGCTATTACCGGCTCGACACGGCGACGATGACGGCGGGCGATCCGCTCGGCCTCGTCCGCGTGTCCCGGCAATTCCCGCTGTCCGTCGCGCTCGACGTCTATCCGGAGATCGTGCCGCTGCGGGACGTGCCGCTGCCGTCGCACAGCTGGCTAGGCGACCTGCTCGTGCGCCGCTGGATCGTCGAGGACCCGTTCCTCGTCTCCGGCGTGCGCGATTACGTCCCGGGCGACCCGCAGCGCGCCGTCAACTGGAAGGCGACCGCCCGCGCGGGACGGCTCCAAGTGCATCGCCGGGATTATACGGCCGATCATCGGCTGATGATTTGCGTCAACTTGGAGACGCACGACCGGATGTGGAACGCGGTGACCGAGCCGGAGCGGATCGAGCGGGCGCTCCGGTACGCCGCGACGATCGCCTCCAACGCGATCCGGCAGGGCATCGAGACGGGGTTCCTGACGAACGGGTGGACGTTCGGCGAAGCGAAGGCGCCGGTTCGGCTGCCGCCCGGCGGCGGAGAAGCGCAGCTGGCGGCGCTGCTGACCGCGATGGCGAGGCTGCAGCTCGAGACCGCCGTCTCGATGCATACGCTGCTGGCGAACGAGGCGGCGCTCGGGCCGGCCGACACCGATTATTTGATAGTGACGTGCCATCGCGGCGCGGAGCTGTCGGAGGCGGCCGAGGCGCTGCGCGGGCTCGGCAACGGCGTCGATTGGCTCGTCATTCCTCCGGAAGGGGGCGAAGGCGATGCTTAA
- a CDS encoding AAA family ATPase, translating to MNLGQLVRTIDAIRDNVSRVVVGKREAIDLLLAALLANGHALLEDVPGTGKTLLAKSLARSLGCEFKRIQFTPDLLPSDVSGINFYNQKLGAFEFRPGPLFTNILLADEINRATPRTQSSLLECMEERQVTIDGETHRLASPFLVVATQNPVDNQGTFPLPEAQLDRFLVRIPVGYPTEDEAVAMLERFRTANPLESLEPVASAADVVAAQRFVSEVRVGAELLRYIARIAEATRADADAVLGVSPRGSSALMRAAQAYAALNGRDYATPDDVKAVAVPALAHRIVTRHAARARDGGGADVVRRALQRVEVPAEPALADRE from the coding sequence ATGAATTTGGGACAATTGGTTCGGACGATCGATGCGATTCGGGACAACGTGTCCCGCGTCGTCGTCGGCAAACGCGAGGCGATCGATCTATTGCTCGCGGCGCTGCTCGCGAACGGGCACGCGCTGCTCGAAGACGTGCCGGGGACGGGGAAGACGCTGCTGGCGAAGTCGCTGGCGCGTTCGCTCGGGTGCGAGTTTAAGCGCATACAATTTACGCCCGATTTGCTGCCGTCGGATGTAAGCGGAATCAATTTTTATAATCAAAAGCTGGGCGCGTTCGAGTTCCGGCCCGGTCCGCTGTTTACGAACATTTTGCTCGCGGACGAGATCAACCGCGCGACGCCGCGGACGCAGTCGAGCCTGCTCGAGTGCATGGAGGAGCGGCAGGTGACGATCGACGGCGAGACGCATCGGCTCGCATCGCCGTTCCTCGTCGTCGCGACGCAAAACCCGGTCGACAACCAAGGGACGTTCCCGCTGCCGGAGGCGCAGCTGGACCGGTTCCTCGTGCGCATCCCGGTCGGCTATCCGACGGAGGACGAGGCGGTCGCGATGCTGGAGCGGTTCCGGACCGCGAACCCGCTCGAGTCGCTCGAGCCGGTCGCGTCCGCCGCGGACGTCGTCGCCGCGCAGCGGTTCGTGAGCGAGGTGCGCGTCGGCGCGGAGCTGCTGCGGTACATCGCCCGGATCGCCGAAGCGACGCGCGCCGACGCGGACGCCGTGCTCGGCGTCAGCCCGCGCGGCAGCTCTGCGCTGATGCGGGCGGCGCAGGCGTACGCCGCCTTGAACGGGCGCGATTACGCGACGCCGGACGACGTGAAGGCGGTCGCCGTGCCGGCGCTCGCGCACCGCATCGTGACGCGGCACGCGGCGCGCGCGCGGGACGGCGGCGGCGCCGACGTCGTGCGCCGGGCGCTGCAGCGCGTCGAAGTGCCGGCGGAGCCCGCGCTCGCGGATCGGGAGTAA
- a CDS encoding methyl-accepting chemotaxis protein: protein MNWGTFRLSLRIKLLIVTLSLLIIPTGALGLISYRETTDETNRMVEEGLRNDVRFMLEVIERQQRFVESGTLPKELAQEEIKDMLLGPKLTDGTRPINDRIDLGEHGYMFVLSEDGTALAHPAAEGQSLWDSRSPDGSYFIQDMIAKASNGGGVTRYSWPLPGEEGMAEKLTYAERDPNWGWIVAAGSYTQDFNQGQRNIQRAILVTLCVAIASGALVSFAFAVYLTRPINRVSDLLRLVARGELNAEPVRVRRNDETGRLAEDANAMLQQLRGLVREVADGSGAVLAASHQLASSAEQTSQATRGVAAAVLDIAEGADAQSTAAAESARAMEEVTHGIQRIADIMGVAYESSARTAENAASGGETVELAVRQIGKAVDTVRELSGTIHGLKSRSERIESILQLIADIAKQTNLLSLNASIEAARAGEHGRGFGVVAGEIKKLADQSSRSAEDIRAVVEQIRSDIRFCAESMEHSEREVSEGATLVYRTGDAFRSIDAAAKLVLEQVEEATAASEQMSAGAEEVAASLQDIAGLSSRAASATEEVSASAEEQLAVTESVEQSARGLSDLSARLKDAASRFRLS from the coding sequence CTTCGCATCAAATTGTTGATCGTCACGTTATCGCTTCTAATTATCCCTACCGGAGCGCTAGGTCTTATTTCCTACCGAGAAACGACGGATGAAACGAACCGCATGGTAGAGGAAGGTTTGCGAAACGACGTACGGTTTATGCTGGAAGTGATCGAACGGCAACAGCGATTCGTCGAATCCGGCACCCTCCCGAAAGAGCTCGCCCAAGAGGAAATCAAAGACATGCTGCTCGGCCCGAAGCTGACGGACGGCACTCGCCCGATCAACGACCGAATCGATTTGGGCGAACACGGGTATATGTTCGTGCTCTCGGAGGACGGAACGGCGCTTGCTCACCCGGCCGCGGAAGGGCAATCGCTGTGGGACAGCCGCTCGCCGGACGGCTCCTACTTTATCCAGGACATGATCGCCAAGGCTTCGAACGGCGGAGGGGTTACGAGATATTCGTGGCCGCTGCCGGGCGAAGAAGGGATGGCCGAGAAGCTGACCTATGCGGAGCGGGATCCGAATTGGGGCTGGATCGTCGCGGCCGGCTCCTATACCCAAGATTTCAACCAAGGGCAGCGCAACATTCAGCGCGCCATCCTCGTTACGCTGTGCGTCGCGATCGCATCAGGCGCGCTCGTTTCGTTCGCGTTCGCCGTCTACTTGACCCGGCCCATCAACCGGGTGTCCGATCTGCTTCGTCTCGTGGCGCGGGGCGAGCTGAACGCCGAGCCCGTGCGCGTGCGGCGGAACGACGAAACCGGGCGGCTCGCCGAAGACGCCAACGCGATGCTGCAGCAGCTGCGCGGGCTCGTCCGCGAGGTCGCCGACGGCTCCGGCGCGGTCCTTGCCGCGTCGCACCAGCTCGCTTCGTCCGCGGAGCAGACGTCGCAGGCGACTCGCGGCGTCGCTGCCGCGGTCCTGGACATCGCGGAAGGCGCCGACGCCCAGTCGACGGCCGCGGCGGAGAGCGCCCGCGCCATGGAGGAAGTGACGCACGGCATTCAGCGCATCGCGGATATTATGGGCGTCGCGTACGAATCGTCCGCCCGAACGGCGGAGAACGCCGCGTCGGGCGGGGAAACCGTCGAGCTGGCCGTGCGGCAGATCGGCAAGGCGGTGGATACCGTACGCGAGCTGAGCGGCACGATTCACGGCTTGAAGAGCCGGTCGGAGCGAATCGAATCGATTTTGCAGCTGATCGCCGACATCGCCAAGCAGACGAATTTGCTCTCGCTCAACGCCTCCATCGAAGCCGCCCGCGCCGGGGAGCACGGACGCGGATTCGGCGTCGTCGCCGGCGAGATCAAGAAGCTGGCCGACCAATCGAGCCGATCGGCCGAAGACATTCGCGCCGTCGTCGAGCAGATTCGCAGCGACATCCGCTTCTGCGCCGAGTCGATGGAGCACAGCGAACGGGAGGTGTCGGAAGGCGCAACGCTCGTGTACCGGACCGGCGACGCGTTCCGCTCGATCGACGCCGCCGCGAAGCTCGTGTTGGAGCAGGTCGAGGAAGCGACCGCCGCGTCCGAGCAAATGTCGGCCGGCGCGGAAGAAGTCGCCGCGTCGCTGCAGGATATCGCGGGTTTGTCGTCCCGGGCCGCGAGCGCGACCGAGGAAGTGTCCGCCTCCGCCGAGGAGCAGCTCGCAGTTACGGAATCGGTGGAGCAATCGGCCCGCGGGCTGTCCGATTTGTCCGCTCGGCTGAAAGACGCGGCCTCCCGTTTCCGGCTGTCATAA